The proteins below come from a single Deinococcus roseus genomic window:
- a CDS encoding Gfo/Idh/MocA family protein translates to MQKTPVGIIGCGAISSIYLQNLTRAFGVIEVVAVADLNLQAAQERVAEFGIPRACTPEELLSDPNIQIVVNLTSPAVHTQVNVQILNAGKHVYTEKPFALSLQDADTVLKLAAAKGLRVGCAPDTFFGAGLQTCRKLIEDGWIGTPYAAHGQVLMGNAFDALHPNFASFFQQGWDPLFDMAPYYLTALVHLLGPVKKVSGMVGRVRETLTVNNPHSPLFGQTIPVGAPQHASATLALAGGCIATLQVAKESFGYSPRLEIYGTEGVLFVPDPNMFSGPIRLLQPDGTLKEFPYSHGFAENSRGVGVADMAYALRSGRKHRASGELARHLLETTLGIFESSQRGQHVSISPLRDRPSPLPLGLKHGRLDD, encoded by the coding sequence ATGCAAAAAACCCCGGTGGGCATCATTGGCTGCGGAGCCATCAGCAGCATCTACCTGCAGAACCTCACCCGTGCTTTCGGTGTCATTGAGGTGGTGGCCGTGGCAGATTTGAACCTGCAGGCCGCCCAGGAGCGAGTTGCAGAATTTGGCATCCCCAGAGCCTGCACCCCGGAAGAACTGCTCTCAGACCCGAACATCCAGATTGTGGTGAACCTGACCTCCCCTGCCGTGCACACCCAGGTCAATGTGCAAATCCTGAACGCAGGCAAGCACGTCTACACCGAAAAACCCTTTGCCCTCTCTCTGCAAGATGCAGACACCGTGCTCAAACTTGCCGCTGCAAAAGGGCTGCGGGTGGGCTGTGCGCCAGACACCTTCTTCGGTGCGGGCCTGCAGACCTGCCGCAAACTCATTGAAGACGGCTGGATTGGCACCCCTTATGCCGCCCACGGCCAGGTTCTGATGGGCAACGCCTTTGATGCTCTGCACCCCAACTTTGCCAGTTTCTTCCAGCAGGGCTGGGATCCGCTGTTTGACATGGCCCCCTATTACCTCACTGCCCTGGTCCATCTGCTGGGTCCAGTGAAAAAAGTCAGTGGCATGGTGGGACGGGTGCGGGAAACCCTCACTGTAAACAACCCCCATTCACCCCTTTTTGGGCAGACCATTCCTGTGGGTGCCCCGCAACATGCCAGTGCCACCCTGGCACTGGCAGGAGGCTGCATTGCCACCCTGCAGGTCGCCAAGGAGAGCTTCGGGTACAGTCCCAGGCTGGAAATCTACGGCACCGAGGGCGTTTTGTTCGTGCCAGATCCCAACATGTTCAGTGGCCCCATCCGGTTGCTGCAACCCGACGGCACCCTCAAAGAATTCCCGTACTCGCATGGTTTTGCAGAGAACAGCCGGGGGGTGGGGGTTGCAGACATGGCTTATGCCCTGCGATCAGGCCGCAAACACCGCGCCAGTGGTGAACTCGCCCGGCACCTTCTGGAAACCACCCTGGGCATTTTCGAGTCTTCCCAGCGTGGGCAACACGTTTCCATTTCTCCCCTGAGGGATCGTCCCTCTCCCCTTCCCCTCGGTCTGAAACATGGCCGTCTGGACGACTGA
- a CDS encoding sugar phosphate isomerase/epimerase family protein, with amino-acid sequence MKKFPVALQPYTIRDHLQNDFLGALSTVAGIGYTALELGPPPAGITLEQMKTHLDDLGVRIMGTHASLEQLQTDLDGVADFLHQVGGKYVTLSHRFADRAEVLSCAAEFNRIGEACQQRGIQFLYHNHDWEFVRFDREYALDLLLENTDPQNVKLELDVYWVARGGEDPAQFLKKLVGRCPVLHLKDMEAGEEQFFAEVGEGILNIPDILQVAEEVGVEWLVVEQDLCRRDPFESIQISLNNLRKLDAVL; translated from the coding sequence ATGAAAAAATTTCCTGTGGCCCTGCAGCCCTACACCATCCGTGACCACCTGCAAAATGACTTTCTGGGCGCCCTCAGCACGGTGGCAGGCATCGGATACACCGCCCTGGAACTGGGCCCACCTCCAGCAGGCATCACCCTGGAGCAGATGAAAACCCATCTGGACGACCTGGGGGTGCGCATCATGGGCACCCATGCCAGCCTGGAGCAATTGCAAACCGATCTGGATGGCGTGGCAGACTTCCTGCATCAGGTGGGAGGCAAGTACGTGACCCTCTCCCACCGTTTTGCAGACAGAGCAGAGGTGCTTTCCTGTGCTGCTGAATTCAACCGCATTGGCGAGGCCTGCCAGCAACGGGGCATCCAGTTTCTGTACCACAACCACGACTGGGAATTCGTGCGCTTTGACAGAGAATACGCACTTGACCTCCTGCTGGAAAACACCGATCCCCAGAACGTCAAACTGGAACTGGATGTGTACTGGGTGGCCAGAGGTGGAGAAGACCCGGCGCAATTTTTGAAAAAGCTGGTGGGCCGCTGCCCTGTGCTGCACCTGAAAGACATGGAGGCTGGAGAAGAACAGTTCTTTGCAGAAGTCGGAGAGGGCATCCTGAACATCCCAGACATCCTGCAGGTGGCAGAAGAGGTCGGGGTGGAATGGCTGGTGGTGGAACAGGACCTGTGCAGACGTGATCCTTTTGAATCCATTCAGATCAGCCTGAACAACCTGAGAAAGCTGGATGCTGTCCTGTAA
- a CDS encoding alpha/beta hydrolase, producing MPSEQSKTLRPRPSASPQEILPLETQRLNWENEALQTPLPSEVQWEALTGEISGERLWTSDRPAGTVLYLHGGGFTQGSSKTHRPLAALLTQATGWQVITLDYPLAPEHPFPAALHFVVKAYTALLQSTSGPVVLGGDSAGGQLVLSGLLLMQEQKLPLPAGAFLISPWLDLTQSGASMQSRAALDPMVTQKGLQDAADAYLQGVPATDPLASPLFSGLQHLPPLLCLVGDHEVLLSDSERLAAFRPETTALKVHPDMWHVWPAWGPALPEALEALQDIQGFLLGLSGESAL from the coding sequence ATGCCCAGCGAACAGAGCAAAACCCTCAGGCCCCGACCCTCTGCTTCACCTCAGGAGATCCTGCCCCTGGAAACCCAGCGCCTGAACTGGGAAAACGAGGCCCTGCAAACCCCTCTGCCTTCTGAAGTGCAGTGGGAAGCCCTGACCGGGGAAATTTCAGGGGAAAGGCTGTGGACTTCAGATCGTCCTGCAGGCACCGTGCTGTATTTGCATGGAGGAGGGTTCACCCAGGGATCCAGCAAAACCCACCGGCCTCTGGCGGCTTTGCTGACCCAGGCCACCGGATGGCAGGTCATCACCCTGGATTATCCGCTGGCTCCAGAGCATCCCTTTCCAGCAGCGCTGCATTTTGTGGTGAAGGCTTACACCGCTCTGCTTCAAAGCACCTCTGGTCCGGTGGTTCTGGGCGGAGATTCAGCAGGGGGGCAACTGGTGCTTTCGGGTTTGCTGCTGATGCAAGAACAGAAGTTGCCCTTGCCTGCAGGGGCTTTCCTGATTTCCCCCTGGCTGGACCTCACCCAGAGCGGAGCTTCCATGCAAAGCCGGGCGGCCCTGGATCCCATGGTCACCCAGAAAGGTCTGCAAGACGCAGCAGATGCTTACCTGCAAGGCGTTCCTGCCACAGATCCGCTGGCCTCGCCCCTGTTCTCTGGCCTGCAGCACCTTCCTCCCTTGTTGTGTCTGGTGGGAGACCATGAAGTGCTGCTCAGCGACAGTGAGCGTCTGGCAGCCTTCAGGCCTGAAACCACCGCCCTGAAGGTCCATCCAGACATGTGGCACGTGTGGCCCGCCTGGGGTCCCGCATTGCCTGAAGCTCTGGAAGCCCTGCAAGACATTCAGGGGTTTTTGCTGGGTTTGTCAGGAGAATCAGCACTTTGA